One stretch of Periplaneta americana isolate PAMFEO1 chromosome 1, P.americana_PAMFEO1_priV1, whole genome shotgun sequence DNA includes these proteins:
- the LOC138706445 gene encoding GEL complex subunit OPTI, giving the protein MTSKSKNSEKNGPVIVKPHALDSIWSRAFTSNSEWPDKEEFLDVIYWSRQALGIIIGLLWGLIPLKGFVALLLFVLVNAGLIYIYFSNFQSIDEEEYGGAWELTKEGFMTSFAGFLVTWIIIYSGLHFE; this is encoded by the exons ATGACGTCAAAATCAAAGAACTCTGAAAAGAATGGCCCCGTGATTGTTAAGCCACATGCTCTAGATTCAATTTGGTCTAGGGCCTTTACTTCAAATTCAGAGTGGCCAGATAAG GAGGAATTTTTGGATGTCATTTACTGGTCCAGACAGGCTCTTGGAATAATAATAGGTTTACTGTGGGGCCTCATTCCATTGAAAGGCTTCGTTGCGTTGTTATT GTTTGTGTTGGTGAATGCAGGACTGATATACATATACTTCTCAAACTTTCAAAGTATAGATGAAGAAGAATATGGAGGTGCATGGGAATTGACAAAAGAGGGATTTATGACATCATTTGCTGGATTTTTG gTTACATGGATAATAATATATTCAGGGTTACACTTTGAATAA